TGGCCGGCAGCCCGGAACCCGGGTCGAGTTGAAATACCTGCTCAAGTTCCCCAGGAACCATCTCTTTGCGTCCTTGCAGCAGATAGACGCCCGCCAGCGTGATTCGTGCCTGCCGGGCCGTAGGGTCGTCTTGCAGCGCACGCCGCGCTTCTGCTTCCGCCCGGTAGAGCAGGGCGGAATCGTTCGAGTAGCCACCCTCGACCAGGAGCACGAAAGAGAACCCATAAACCGCTCGCGCCTTGCCGAAACGGGGATCAATTACCAGTGCCCGTTCAAACATTTCTCGCGCCCGCGGCACCTGGAATTGCGTGTTCAGAAACAACAGTCCTTTTTGGAAGTATTCATTGGCTTCTTCATGTGCAGACGGTTTGCCGTCCGAGTCCAACATTGGGTCGCGCTTCGCGACAGGAGCGACCCCGGCCTTGAATGGCATTTCACCAATCACTACCGCAATCATCGCTGCGGCACTGAGCAGGGCCGCACCAGCCACCGCCCACCACCGGACGCGTCGGCGTTCTCCTGCCGGACGCACCGGAACGGTCACCTCGGTGCTCGACTCCAGCGTCTCCAGCGCCGCCCGCACTTCGCTGGCTTTCTGGTAACGCTCCCCCGGCTCGCGCTTCAAACAGCGCTGCACCACCGCCCGCAACCCGCTTCCCGTGTTTGCCGGAAGCGCTGGTAACGGCTCCCGCAGGATGGCCGAACTCAGCTCGTAGGTGGTCGCTCCCGTGAACGGCAGCCGGCCGGCCGCCATCTCGTACAGCATCACCCCTAGCGACCAGATGTCGGAGCGCTCATCCGCCGCCTGGCCGCGCAGCACCTCCGGCGGCATGTAGTGCAGCGTGCCCGCTACCGTCTTGGCTTCCGTCAGCGACATGCGTGAGCGTGTCGCCTCCTCGATCTCCTGTTCCCGCTCTCGCCTCGCCAGGCCGAAGTCCAGCACCTTGGCGCGCCCCTCCGGCGTGATCATCACGTTCGCGCTTTTCAAGTCACAATGGATCACGCCACGCTGATGCGCATGCGCCAGCGCATCGGCAATCTGCACCGCGTAGCGCAGCAGCGTTTCCGGCGGCAGCCCCTGCCCCAGGACCATGCTGCTGAGCGTGCGCCCTTCCACATGCTCCATGGCGATGTAGGTGTGACCGTCGGCTTCTCCGACCTCGAAGATGGTGCAGATGCTGGGATGGTTCAGAGCGGAGGCATTCCGCGCCTCGTCAATCAAACGTTTACGAGCTTTGCGGTCAGCCAGGAAGCGCTCGCCCACCAGCTTCAGCGCCACCGCGCGGCCCAGGCTCTCATCCTGCGCCCGATACACTACACCCATGCCGCCCGCGCCGATCTGCGCCTCGATGCGATAGTGACCGAGCTGTTGCCCGATTATGGTCAGGATTATCCTCCGCAGCAGCGGAAACGTGGGGCAGCCGCAGATTGCCTGAAGAACTTAGTCGTCCGCGCTCGCTCCCGCACTCAGCGCTCCCCCGAGTGGCACCAGTTCCGGCAATGCCGGCCGCGAATGGTGCTCCGGCACGGGAACGGACTCGGGAACGCGATAGCGTGCCTTCGTGCCTCCGCTGAAGTCCAGGTAGAGCTTGCGCCGCAGAAAGCGTTCCGGAAAGTGGCCCAGCCGGAACAGCGGATACTTCATCTCCGGACCGAACAGCCGCCGCCCCAGCAGGTAGTAATAGATCGGAACGCCCAGGTTGAACTTCAGTTGCACGGAAGGAGTGTTGCGATAGAAGTCCAGGTTGTACCGCCAGCAGGTGAAGAACACTTCCCACTGCAGGTCGGTCATTCTCACCAGCTTCGCGCTTTCCTGTTTCTCCAGCCGCGTGTCTTCCAGCGGCACGAACAGCGTGGGGATGGCGCACCACTTGGCGTCCTTCAGGCAGTAGAGAAGGTCGAGCGTCTGCTTGGTGTCCTCGCGCGTCTCACCCGGCAGCCCGATGATCCAGGTGCAGAACGGGAACCAGTTGTGCCGGTTCAGGATCTCCATCCCCTTCAACACTACGTCCGGCCACTGCTCCGGACGGAACGGGTAGCCCTTGCCCTTCATGTATTCGGTGAACAGGCGTGGCGAACCGGTCTCCAGCCCGACGAACAGGTTGGCGTAGCGGTGGTCCGGATGCGTGGAGGCTTTGTGCTGGCCCACCGCCATGGGCACGGCGATGGGCGAGAGTTCTTCGATGACCTCCGGCTCCAGCACCACCGGCGCGATGGTGCCGTGCGTCAACATGATGTGCCTCACGCCCGGAACTGCGGCCACCGATTCGAACAGCTTCTTCAGCGCCGTGCGATTGGTCTGGAACTTCGGCCCCTGCTCGTACAGGAACAGGTCCTCGGTCGTGAACAGGATGGTGTCGGCGCCCTCGGCCACCTGCACGCGCACGTTGTGCAGGATCTGCTCCAGCGGGATGCTCTTGCCTCCCCTGAGCGCCACCGAGCAGAACTGGCAGCCCCGCCCGCAGCCCCGCGTGATCTCCACCACGCCGAACGTCGAGCGGTGCTGGATGGGCGGAATGTGGTCGAGCCGCGGGCTGTGGCACTCCACCTTGCGCGGCAGCGGTTCGCCGCGCACCGCTGCTTCGAACAGCGGCAGGACGGCGTCTTCGGCTTCGCCGTCCACCAGGCAGTCCACGCCCCATTCGTCCTGCAGGTTCTTCTTCTCGATCTGCCACGAGCCCGGCCCGCCCACGATGACCTTCAGATGTTCCTTGTGCCGCCAGATGGCCGGATGCAGGATCATGCGCCGGAACTCGTAGGCGTTGATGGGCTCGGCGGTGGCGCCGTACAGCATCGGGTAGATGTCGGTGGCGAACGTGATGCCCAGCGGGTTGTGGGCGTGTACGCCGACCACCCGCGTTTCGCTACCGACGAAGAGTTCCAACTGGTCGGGATAGCAGACCGCAATCTGCTCCGGCGTGAACTTCTTCAGCAGCAGCGCTTCCACCACGCGCAGACCGTGGGGCACGTACTTGGCCTGGCCGTCGGCCGCCAGTTCGTTGGCCAGCGACCAGTCCGTTCCCATCCACTTGGCGTAGCGATAGGGCAGTGTGGCCAGCAGCATCTGCCGCCAGGTGCTGCGCAGGTATTCGGAGGATTCGGAATCGCTGGCGGCCAGCACGATCAGCTTGCCGCGCGGCGCGCTCACCTCGACGCCCTGTCCATCATGCGGACGATTGCGGTGCGGGGCGGTCATGGGACGTTCTCCTTCCACCGGCACGAAACCGGTCCCAGGAACCCCACTACTTATAACTCGCAGATTCTACTCGAAATCAATGCCTCGGGTCACCGCCCGCGGGCTCAAGCAACGGGGCGCGGCCTTTACTCCGGAGGCTTCCCCGGGACCGGAATGAACCTGTAGCCTACCCCGCGCACCGTCAGCAGGTGCTGCGGG
This portion of the Terriglobales bacterium genome encodes:
- a CDS encoding protein kinase — protein: MCGCPTFPLLRRIILTIIGQQLGHYRIEAQIGAGGMGVVYRAQDESLGRAVALKLVGERFLADRKARKRLIDEARNASALNHPSICTIFEVGEADGHTYIAMEHVEGRTLSSMVLGQGLPPETLLRYAVQIADALAHAHQRGVIHCDLKSANVMITPEGRAKVLDFGLARREREQEIEEATRSRMSLTEAKTVAGTLHYMPPEVLRGQAADERSDIWSLGVMLYEMAAGRLPFTGATTYELSSAILREPLPALPANTGSGLRAVVQRCLKREPGERYQKASEVRAALETLESSTEVTVPVRPAGERRRVRWWAVAGAALLSAAAMIAVVIGEMPFKAGVAPVAKRDPMLDSDGKPSAHEEANEYFQKGLLFLNTQFQVPRAREMFERALVIDPRFGKARAVYGFSFVLLVEGGYSNDSALLYRAEAEARRALQDDPTARQARITLAGVYLLQGRKEMVPGELEQVFQLDPGSGLPATMWGLLYHRFNGDYGRAEELAKEMLAGKPTFFPARTYLGEMLREQGKLEDAIREQEKVLEQDPTNILALGHLSRTYLDLGDTAKARATLERVKPEDRQNYRVRLARALVLAREEKQAEALKEMDAEVERYAGAHSLMNAQAAAFYAAVGEKERALEWLDRAVRNGDERAEYFQRDPLLAGIRDEPRFKQVLESIAYRRQQRVGK
- a CDS encoding radical SAM protein, whose amino-acid sequence is MTAPHRNRPHDGQGVEVSAPRGKLIVLAASDSESSEYLRSTWRQMLLATLPYRYAKWMGTDWSLANELAADGQAKYVPHGLRVVEALLLKKFTPEQIAVCYPDQLELFVGSETRVVGVHAHNPLGITFATDIYPMLYGATAEPINAYEFRRMILHPAIWRHKEHLKVIVGGPGSWQIEKKNLQDEWGVDCLVDGEAEDAVLPLFEAAVRGEPLPRKVECHSPRLDHIPPIQHRSTFGVVEITRGCGRGCQFCSVALRGGKSIPLEQILHNVRVQVAEGADTILFTTEDLFLYEQGPKFQTNRTALKKLFESVAAVPGVRHIMLTHGTIAPVVLEPEVIEELSPIAVPMAVGQHKASTHPDHRYANLFVGLETGSPRLFTEYMKGKGYPFRPEQWPDVVLKGMEILNRHNWFPFCTWIIGLPGETREDTKQTLDLLYCLKDAKWCAIPTLFVPLEDTRLEKQESAKLVRMTDLQWEVFFTCWRYNLDFYRNTPSVQLKFNLGVPIYYYLLGRRLFGPEMKYPLFRLGHFPERFLRRKLYLDFSGGTKARYRVPESVPVPEHHSRPALPELVPLGGALSAGASADD